One window of Ziziphus jujuba cultivar Dongzao chromosome 5, ASM3175591v1 genomic DNA carries:
- the LOC107435000 gene encoding nitrate reductase [NADH], with the protein MAASVQNRQFPHLEPAMNGVVGRSFKSGPSNHRSDSPVRGYKFPDTTRPKRRIVMDDDSSSEDENEADYKELIRKGNSELEASIFDSRDDGTSDSWIERNPSLIRLTGKHPLNSEPPLTRLMHHGFITPVPLHYVRNHGPVYKGSWDDWTVEVTGLVKRPTRFTMDQLVNEFQSREFPVTLVCAGNRRKEQNMVKQTIGFNWGPSGVSTSVWKGVPLRDVLKRCGIMSRKNGALNVCFEGAEDLPGGGGSKYGTSIRKEFAMDASRDIILAYMQNGELLAPDHGFPVRIIIPGFIGGRMVKWLKRIVVTTKESDNYYHYRDNRVLPPHVDAELANAEGWWYKPEYIINELNINSVITTPCHGEILPINTWTTQMPYSLRGYAYSGGGKKVTRVEVTMDGGDTWHVCTLDHPEKPSKYGKYWCWCFWSLEVEVLNLLVAKEIAVRAWDETLNTQPEKLIWNVMGMMNNCWFRVKTNMCKPHKGEIGIVFEHPTQPGNQSGGWMARERHLESETNPTMKKSVSTPFMNTASKTYSMSEVQKHNSSQSAWIIVHGHIYDCTRFLNDHPGGVDSILINAGTDCTEEFDAIHSDKAKKMLEDYRIGELVTTDYTSDSSVSSPNNSVHGASNTFHLAPIKEATPLSKNIALVPREKIPCKLIAKSSISHDVRLFRFALPSEDQVLGLPVGKHIFLCATIDDKLCMRAYTPTSSIDEVGYFDLVVKIYFKNVHPKFPNGGAMSQYLDSLPLGSVLDIKGPLGHIEYTGSGNFSVGGKAKFAKKLAMLAGGTGITPIYQVAQAVLKDPEDETEMFVVYANRTEDDILLREELDDWARKYERFKIWYVVQEPIKEGWQYSVGFITESILREHIPEGSDDTLALACGPPPMIQFAVQPNLEKMKYDVKDSLLVF; encoded by the exons ATGGCGGCCTCAGTGCAAAACCGCCAGTTTCCTCACCTCGAACCGGCCATGAACGGCGTCGTAGGCCGCTCCTTCAAATCCGGTCCTAGTAATCACCGGTCTGATTCTCCGGTTCGGGGCTATAAGTTCCCGGATACAACCCGTCCGAAGAGACGGATCGTAATGGATGACGATTCGTCCAGCGAAGACGAAAATGAGGCTGATTATAAGGAGTTGATACGGAAAGGGAACAGCGAACTCGAGGCGTCGATCTTCGACTCTCGGGACGACGGAACATCTGACAGCTGGATCGAGCGCAATCCTAGCCTGATCCGTCTCACAGGGAAACACCCCCTCAACTCGGAGCCTCCACTGACCCGGCTCATGCACCACGGTTTCATCACGCCCGTCCCGCTCCACTACGTCCGCAACCACGGACCGGTCTATAAAGGCTCGTGGGACGACTGGACCGTGGAGGTGACCGGTCTGGTGAAACGGCCCACTCGGTTCACCATGGACCAGTTGGTGAACGAGTTCCAGAGCCGGGAGTTCCCAGTCACGCTGGTGTGCGCGGGTAACAGAAGGAAGGAGCAGAACATGGTGAAGCAGACCATCGGTTTCAACTGGGGCCCATCTGGGGTTTCCACTTCGGTGTGGAAGGGTGTACCGTTGCGCGATGTGCTGAAGCGGTGTGGGATCATGAGCCGTAAAAATGGGGCATTGAATGTGTGCTTTGAAGGCGCTGAGGATTTGCCAGGTGGAGGTGGTTCCAAGTACGGGACTAGCATCCGCAAGGAGTTTGCGATGGATGCTTCTAGAGATATCATATTGGCGTACATGCAAAACGGCGAGCTTTTAGCTCCGGACCATGGTTTTCCCGTGAGGATTATCATACCGGGTTTTATTGGTGGACGAATGGTGAAGTGGCTTAAACGCATCGTCGTTACTACCAAGGAGTCCGATAACTATTACCATTACCGAGACAACAGAGTCCTTCCTCCCCACGTCGATGCAGAGCTGGCCAACGCTGAAG GTTGGTGGTACAAGCCTGAATATATTATCAACGAGTTGAACATAAACTCAGTAATAACGACACCGTGTCATGGCGAGATCTTGCCCATAAACACTTGGACCACTCAGATGCCTTACAGTTTGAGAGGCTACGCATATTCCG GGGGCGGTAAGAAAGTAACACGCGTGGAAGTAACCATGGATGGTGGAGATACTTGGCACGTGTGCACATTAGACCACCCAGAGAAGCCCAGTAAATATGGCAAATACTGGTGCTGGTGTTTTTGGTCGCTGGAGGTTGAGGTCCTTAACCTTCTCGTGGCCAAGGAGATTGCTGTTAGAGCCTGGGACGAGACCCTCAATACTCAGCCAGAGAAGCTTATCTGGAATGTCATG GGAATGATGAACAACTGCTGGTTCCGGGTAAAAACCAACATGTGCAAGCCACACAAAGGAGAGATAGGAATCGTATTCGAGCACCCGACCCAACCGGGTAACCAATCGGGAGGGTGGATGGCAAGAGAAAGGCACTTAGAATCCGAAACCAACCCGACCATGAAGAAGAGTGTTTCTACACCATTCATGAACACCGCTTCCAAGACATATTCCATGTCCGAGGTCCAAAAGCACAACTCCTCACAGTCTGCGTGGATCATAGTCCACGGCCATATCTACGACTGTACTCGCTTCCTGAACGACCATCCCGGCGGTGTGGATAGCATTCTCATTAACGCCGGTACCGACTGTACCGAAGAATTCGATGCCATCCACTCCGATAAGGCCAAGAAAATGCTCGAAGATTACAGAATCGGAGAGTTGGTAACTACTGATTACACCTCCGACTCTTCAGTTTCATCTCCCAATAACTCTGTCCATGGAGCTTCCAACACTTTCCACTTAGCTCCCATCAAAGAAGCCACTCCATTATCCAAAAACATAGCCCTCGTCCCACGTGAGAAAATCCCGTGCAAATTAATTGCAAAATCTTCCATCTCCCACGATGTTCGTCTCTTCCGATTCGCATTACCATCGGAGGATCAAGTTCTTGGACTACCAGTTGGGAAACACATATTCTTGTGTGCCACTATAGACGATAAATTATGCATGAGAGCTTACACTCCCACGAGTTCGATCGACGAGGTCGGATATTTCGATCTGGTGGTGAAGATATACTTCAAGAACGTTCATCCGAAATTCCCCAATGGCGGTGCGATGTCGCAGTACCTGGATTCGCTGCCATTGGGCTCGGTGCTCGACATTAAAGGTCCTCTTGGCCACATAGAATACACCGGCAGTGGAAATTTTTCGGTCGGTGGGAAAGCGAAATTTGCGAAGAAGCTAGCTATGCTTGCAGGTGGAACGGGAATCACGCCGATATATCAAGTTGCTCAGGCTGTTTTGAAGGATCCTGAAGATGAGACAGAAATGTTCGTGGTGTATGCGAACCGCACGGAGGATGATATACTGCTGAGGGAGGAGCTGGATGATTGGGCAAGAAAATACGAGAGGTTTAAGATTTGGTACGTGGTGCAAGAGCCTATTAAAGAAGGGTGGCAATATAGTGTGGGTTTCATCACTGAAAGTATCCTGAGGGAGCATATTCCTGAAGGATCGGATGACACTCTGGCCTTGGCTTGTGGACCCCCACCGATGATTCAGTTTGCTGTGCAGCCCAATTTGGAGAAAATGAAATATGATGTCAAGGACTCGTTGCTAGTGTTTTAG